The Pedobacter mucosus genome window below encodes:
- a CDS encoding HIT family protein: MTIFSKIVAGEINAHIVAETVEYLAFLDIQPLAMGHVLVIPKIETDYIFDMEEDHYVGLWMFAKIVAKGVKIAFPCVKVGVSVIGLEVPHAHIHLIPMNNVSDMNFSKEKLKPTEEELADAAEKIRQALLEE; encoded by the coding sequence ATGACTATATTTTCAAAAATTGTTGCCGGAGAAATAAATGCACATATTGTTGCAGAAACTGTAGAATATTTGGCTTTTTTAGATATTCAACCACTTGCTATGGGTCATGTATTGGTTATTCCTAAAATCGAAACAGATTATATTTTCGATATGGAAGAAGATCATTACGTAGGGTTATGGATGTTTGCCAAAATAGTAGCCAAGGGTGTTAAAATTGCATTTCCTTGTGTAAAGGTTGGTGTATCAGTAATTGGATTGGAAGTTCCGCATGCTCATATTCATTTAATTCCGATGAATAATGTGAGCGATATGAATTTTAGCAAAGAGAAATTGAAACCAACTGAAGAAGAGTTGGCTGATGCTGCTGAAAAGATTAGACAAGCGCTTTTAGAGGAATAA
- a CDS encoding pirin family protein, with product MSNIKLIIEERPANIGNFMVGRLLPFRDKRMVGPFSFIDHMGPAAMNDHENLDVPPHPHIGLSTLTFLFEGEITHKDSLGSDVVIKPGQVNWMTSGSGIVHSERTPEYLRHTDKMLHGLQIWVALPKNLEQMDPEFFHVEATDIPAWQQNGIDFKLIAGEAFGYKSPVPVYSPLYFLELKSTDRQKINIGEYLFGESALYILEGGIESDGHLFEPRLILIANDAKLCEFTMHENTTIYIFGGEPFTEERFIYWNFVSSDKDLIEKAKQNWLDQKFKPVPGETDFVPLPNQNPYIKK from the coding sequence ATGTCGAATATCAAACTCATCATTGAAGAAAGACCCGCAAACATCGGAAACTTCATGGTTGGCAGACTTTTGCCCTTCAGAGATAAACGAATGGTTGGTCCATTTTCTTTTATCGATCACATGGGGCCAGCGGCAATGAATGATCATGAAAACCTTGATGTTCCACCTCATCCACATATAGGTTTATCAACATTAACTTTCCTTTTCGAAGGAGAAATTACACATAAAGATAGTCTTGGATCTGATGTGGTAATTAAGCCTGGACAAGTTAACTGGATGACATCTGGTAGCGGAATTGTGCATTCTGAAAGAACGCCAGAATATCTTCGCCATACCGATAAAATGCTTCATGGCTTACAGATTTGGGTTGCCTTGCCCAAAAATTTGGAGCAAATGGACCCCGAATTTTTTCATGTGGAAGCAACTGACATTCCTGCTTGGCAACAAAACGGTATTGATTTTAAATTAATCGCGGGCGAAGCTTTTGGCTATAAATCTCCAGTTCCCGTTTATAGTCCGCTTTATTTTTTAGAATTAAAAAGCACTGATCGCCAAAAAATTAATATTGGTGAATATTTATTTGGCGAAAGTGCCTTATACATTTTAGAAGGTGGTATAGAAAGTGATGGCCATCTGTTCGAACCACGGTTAATTCTCATTGCAAATGATGCAAAGCTTTGTGAGTTTACTATGCACGAAAATACCACCATTTATATTTTTGGCGGTGAGCCTTTTACTGAGGAGCGTTTTATTTATTGGAACTTTGTATCATCCGATAAGGATTTAATAGAAAAAGCTAAGCAAAACTGGCTAGATCAGAAGTTTAAACCTGTTCCTGGTGAAACTGACTTCGTCCCATTACCAAATCAAAATCCATATATTAAAAAGTAA
- a CDS encoding NADH:flavin oxidoreductase has protein sequence MNTDSLFKPFSLKSLNIKNRIVMAPMTRSFSPDGVPTANVAEYYTKRAQGEVGLILSEGTVIDRPSSSNDPNIPHFYGEKALDGWKNVINSVHQAGSQMGPQIWHQGVMDNHASGWLPNTPFEGPSALQRPGFENGVAMTDSAIADTIAAFGQAAADAKALGFDTVELHGAHQYLIDQFFWEGTNNRIDIYGGKTLAERTRFGVEVIKEVRKRVGEDFALIIRLSQFKPAAYDFKMAKNEQEMEQWLTPLADAGIDIFHCSQRRFWEPEFESSDLNFAGWAKKLTGKATISVGSVGLTGDFFGAFAGQSSEPTSLDELVRRMDRGDFDLIAVGRPLLADPNWVEKIKNNQMDQLKGFSKEALMELV, from the coding sequence ATGAATACAGATAGTTTGTTCAAACCATTTAGCTTAAAATCGCTAAATATCAAAAATAGAATTGTAATGGCTCCAATGACGCGGTCATTTTCTCCTGATGGTGTGCCAACTGCAAATGTTGCTGAATATTACACCAAAAGAGCACAGGGGGAAGTTGGTTTAATTTTATCAGAAGGAACCGTTATCGATAGACCATCATCATCTAATGATCCAAACATTCCTCATTTCTATGGAGAAAAAGCCTTGGACGGATGGAAAAACGTAATCAATAGTGTTCACCAAGCTGGTTCGCAAATGGGTCCACAAATTTGGCATCAAGGCGTTATGGATAATCATGCTTCGGGCTGGTTGCCAAATACACCTTTTGAAGGTCCATCTGCTTTACAAAGACCAGGATTTGAGAATGGAGTAGCCATGACAGATTCTGCCATTGCTGATACTATTGCCGCTTTCGGACAAGCTGCTGCAGATGCAAAGGCTTTAGGCTTTGATACTGTTGAGCTACATGGTGCTCACCAATACTTAATTGACCAGTTTTTTTGGGAAGGAACTAATAACCGTATTGATATTTATGGTGGAAAAACTCTAGCAGAACGTACACGTTTTGGGGTTGAGGTAATTAAGGAAGTTCGTAAAAGAGTTGGAGAAGATTTCGCTTTAATAATTCGTTTATCGCAATTTAAACCGGCTGCCTACGATTTCAAAATGGCAAAAAATGAGCAAGAAATGGAACAATGGTTAACGCCATTGGCTGATGCTGGAATAGATATTTTCCATTGTTCGCAACGTCGTTTCTGGGAACCAGAATTTGAAAGCTCTGACTTAAACTTCGCAGGTTGGGCTAAAAAATTAACTGGAAAAGCAACAATTTCTGTTGGATCTGTTGGCTTAACAGGAGATTTTTTTGGGGCTTTTGCAGGCCAAAGTTCTGAACCAACATCTTTAGATGAACTGGTACGCAGAATGGATCGCGGAGATTTCGATCTTATCGCTGTAGGCAGACCACTTTTAGCTGATCCAAATTGGGTTGAAAAAATCAAAAACAACCAAATGGATCAATTGAAAGGTTTCAGTAAAGAAGCTTTGATGGAGTTGGTATAA
- a CDS encoding ArsR/SmtB family transcription factor translates to MDQVEIFKALSNKTRLQILNWLKNPAENFPSQEHADFEEVGVCVGQIQTKSGLSQSTISEYLAILQRADLISSTRVGQWTYYKRNAEGLEKLTQIINSEI, encoded by the coding sequence ATGGATCAGGTAGAAATATTCAAAGCACTTTCGAACAAAACCCGTTTACAAATATTAAACTGGCTAAAAAATCCTGCAGAAAATTTTCCGAGTCAGGAGCATGCAGATTTTGAAGAGGTTGGTGTTTGCGTTGGGCAAATTCAAACTAAAAGTGGTTTATCTCAAAGTACCATTTCCGAGTATCTTGCCATTTTACAGCGTGCTGATTTAATTTCATCTACGCGGGTTGGGCAATGGACTTACTACAAACGCAATGCGGAAGGCCTTGAAAAATTAACTCAAATAATCAATTCCGAAATATAA